In Euphorbia lathyris chromosome 2, ddEupLath1.1, whole genome shotgun sequence, the sequence AGTAAGGCTAAATACATTAAGCGTTTGGATTCTTAAATTTTAGAGAAATCTTATTAGCCTCTTCACTTTATTCAAAATGATATATTGACCATCTAAACTtagataaaatgacaaattagTTCCCTAAATTCATTTTTCATGAACTTGGTTAAAATGATACACTTTTCGGCTATGTTGCCACATAGCAATATGAGGTTAATCATGTCAATAACAAGCAAGTTTCAGAGGGTAATGAGACACCCTTAAAGTTCAAAGTATCAATCATTTTTTTGCGCCAAGTTCAGAGCCGTAATATATTCTTCTTATTAGTAAAGTATGTATCTAATAGATGCAGACGTGTTTTAAATCCTCGAAGTATAGAGAATGAGACTTTAACTAAAGCAACATGTAGTGATCATATTGGATAGCATGTAGTGAAGTTGGATAGCATACCCAATCAAGCAGAAAAAGATCATATTCAGCTGCAGTCCAGGAAAGATCAACAGCTTTCTGACCAGTGATCAACTCAAGAAGCATAATACCAAACCCATAAACATCAGTTTTGTCTGAACATAACCCAGTATATAGATATTCAGGAGCTATATGTCCTGCAGTTCCATAAACCTCAGTAGTAACATGAGTGTCATTATAATCCATCAATTTAGCAAGGCCAAAGTCTCCAACAACTGCTTCAAAATCCTCATCCAACAATATATTAGCAGCTTTAACATCTCTATGAATAATCTTGGGATTACATTCATCATGTAAATAACAAACTCCTCTTGCTGCTCCTAATGCTATCCTCTTTCTGGTTCCCCAATTTAGCACAGGTTGTGATTCTGCTCTCTCTGCAACCAAACAAACAACTCATGTGCATCAGTAATTCAATGTTGCACGGACACGGACGTGGATAATCTTCATAAAATAGCCTACACAGACACGAAACACAAAAACGCTACTAACTAGAAGTGTCAGTGCAACATAGATGGAAGAATGTTTAGTACTACCTCTTAAGTGAGAGGATAAACTTCCATTAGTCATGTATGGAAAAACCAGAAGTCTCTCAGTTGGTGTGAGGCAGAAGCCACGTAATCTAAGGACATTCCTATGTGTAGCCATGTTGAGGATTTCATTTGTTGTTTGAAATTGAATTTCTCCAGAAAATGTGGGCAGTCTTTCTAGTCTTTTTACAGCAACTAGAGAGCCCTCATCAAGTCTTCCCCTGTACACCTTGCCAAATCCTCCTCTGCCTAGTATGTTATCATTGTTGAAATCATTTGTCGCAGCTTTTAATTCTTCTAGAGAAAATCTTCTAAGGTGGCTCATATCTGGATCCGGATCCGGATGAACTTTCCGGTCACCTTCAGCTgcaaaaaaaatgttatttctataaaaaaaatatagctagAAACGGTAACAGAAAGAGACACGCTAGCAACAAAAAGTTTCCGTCAAATGCTAAAAATCTCAGGCAAATGACTAACCAAATGATAGCATTCGAGGTTGCCTACAGCACCAATATGAAAGAGCCATAGCAGAGATATCTGCTGCAATTGTTCCCTGGAAAAAAATTCCAACAAAAATATGTCTGCagaaatcactaaaaaaggCCAATGAGATTATTAAAGAAAGAATCTTGCAAACAGTGACGGAGTGACGGATTCAGGACTGATAGGAGTGCTTGGGAGGCTCTCTACTGATCCATAAgtgttaaattgatatttttttaatgctTTCGgagaaaaaaagtaattttagcCTCCACTTACCAACTGTGCAATACAGTTGTGTTGGTGTAATTTCAAGTCTTATTAGCTAGTAAGAGCGCGGGAGGTTGAAGGGTGGCTGAACATGAaatcaaacataaaaaaacaaaaaatttcattAGGGAGACTTGAAATTGCACTGTTTATGCTTTatagctatttttttttctaataatcATAATACTAAATTTACACCTATGCATCTTCTAATAAATTTTTGGATTCCAGCACGCATAAATTTTTGGATTCCAGCACGCATAAGCCCCCTGGCGTCCTGAATCCGTCACTGATTGCAAATAAGAGAAATAGAATTACCACAATTGAATGACAGACAGCAGCTGAAACCTTaagttagaattaaaattaatttcctGACTGAGTGTaagatttgtatttatattcatGGTTGAAGAATCTGTTGTCCAGgtataattaattgattgttTATTAGGAAAACCAAGAAGCACGAAAGCTAGAAGAAACGTGAAAGATGGGAATATGAAGACTTGAAGAAGACTTTGACTTGAGAGGCTCCATAATTAATTATTAGCATTGAAATTCTTGTGTGATTTTCTTGCTTGCTTCCTGCAATATTTTCTCATATTTTGACCATTATGTTGCATTCTCACTCAATAGCAGATGTAGTCAAAATATATGATGTGTATATGTATCCTCCGTGAAACAGCTTTCTTTTGCCTCTTTCCTTTAATAAGGAAATTTTGGCTTTTTGGTGAACTCCAAACATTTGTGTCAATGTGAATATAATAATTAACTTCATTATTATATTCttaaccaaaataattaaatttcctGTTCAGGATTTAGTTTAATATGTAATGGTTTGTGAGATGAAGCATATTATTTGTATTTTCAACAAGAAATATATTCTTCATTGTGTGAACATTGAATAGAGAATCATTTTTTATGGACTAGTTTTTCTTCCCATATTGCTCTATGTTATATCTTGTATCCTAAGAGAAGGGGATAAGGAGTTCTTATATTATATGCACCAGTTTTCCATGTCACTTAGAGGATCCTCAATTCACATTTGACACGTGTATTTgacacgtgtattgtgatcacatgtaataattaaaatagtatggcatcttataatatatatgggtccatgttacacgtgtcaaaatatatatGGGGAGTTCTCTATTTAACATGGACAACcggatgcttctaataatttaccGGAAACAAGATAGTAAAAGTTTTAAGTGGCATCTTTTATTTCCACCTACTAATTTCTATATTTGAAATAATTTCATAGCTCAAAGCTTTATTAATATTATCGtctctaatttctttttttaatataaaaatccttgaaatttatattattataatattaaagtctaaatcaataaaatatatatatatatatatatatatatatatatatatatatatatatatatataatcatttcATACATGGATAAGTTTGATTTAATCATGAATTTCTTATGGGATGGgtataaaaatatttctaaTGTTGGCACCTAATATCGATTTTTCCATTcacgtttaaaatgatgcaattttacacacacaaaattgacaaattaagttaatttcagacattattagaaaaaatacaaatatttaatCAATTgagttatttatttttatttatatatccaCCAAAGTAAAACTTCAAATAAACTAAATCAATCCATAAAAAAGCGCTCAAAACATTATATTCATCCTAAATGTTTTCCCTTAATGTATTAATCCATAATATAAttgagacgtctctttaacttGCCTAATCATGTATGGACTTATCCAACACTTGTTTTATCATACTTTATAGGTGTTTAAATTGTATAAACATGTCATCTTcctcactaaatatggtctttaaaAACAACCACTCGTTCGGattactctaaatagatataaaaaaaattattctcgTTTCATAATATACATTAAAATCACACCTATATATACGTGTATAATaagttactaatgagtgatatgTAGTGACAATAGCAGAATTCGAAAAGACAATTTCTGAAATTGGTTCAACTTGTCAACtctaggaataaaattgctgtCAATGGACAATACATATTTTATCTTATACCTTTTTTTATCCATATCATCACAATGAATTATGAACAAATACATATTTTACCCTCTTATTGCAACTATGAACAATATGATATTTCAGATTGCAGTAGTGTTCATATGGACCCTAATGACCacggtgaatttggtcattcactgttagatgtaggctgattaaaatcctaaggtggagattcaaagcatcttaaggtttatatttaatcagcctacatctaatggtgaatgaccaaattcacgtgGTCATCAGGTCCATGTGAAAAATACTGTTTCAGATTGATTGAGGGAATGGTTGCAAGCTCCTTAGCCAATTGAGAGTTTTACTTAACCTACTAAAACATCTAGTAACTGGTGGAGGAAGTTGTGAAGGCATATGCGATGATCCTGGAGAAGAAAAACCCTAGGGAGAATTATTCATCTACATATATTATGCCAATTTACAACTTGAAATAAGAGGGAATGTTGAGATTTTGATTTAAAGTAAAATAATTAGTCGACTAAGTTTGAATTATTTGTtgaggaaaaaaaaagataagggGTCAAAATAGGCTaaggtttttggaaaagtatcaatttatgCTCTACGTCTAAAATATCACCAATATAAACTTAAggtttacaaaatagcatcaatttagtttAGCCATCGTTAACGGAATATGACACACCATCTATTAAGTTCTACCAATTCAGTGTCACGTAACAATTTTAAAATGCTGCGCCGGATAAGGTAGTGTTGACTCCAGTATTTTAGAAGCCCTAGGTAAGGTCATTCCTTACATTTTTTGACCCTTGGTGAAAAAAGAGATAAGaagcttttaataaaaaaaattgtacttaaaagtttaaaatagaaatttggccTATTTGAgacttaaaatatcatattatttggttATTTTCTAAGTATGAATGAGTTTTATTTGTTGGGTTTTTGGAGACTAATAGATAGGCCCAAAtgaagcgatgggcccaactTCGTAGTATTATTTGTttcagacggttagggtttcttgaagagtataaatgtaacctctttctctgtaatccgtatctcttgcattatagtgaaatatcctggtttggtagtgcccccagacatagtcattcatattgagtggcgaactgggtaacCAATTCTTgtgtgattacttatttttcgtttatcgtaatcgCATTTATTCCTAACATTATTAaggttgtaaatgagccgagccgctcatgagcagctccGTGGTCggttcgataaaagctcggttcGATTTGTAAATGAACCGATCGTgagcacgatttactggctcggttcgtaaacgagtcGAGCCAGGCCAATGCTCGactcgaaagctcgtgagcaaactcgattagaacatttatgaacaacttttagttttgtagaaaactatatagttttgtgttagctcacaaatatctaaacttaattttatttcatttcctATGAGATGAGttcattcacaaacataataaatgagtaatagatgaactatttgtaagcatcttgtttatttattcattaactTTGCTTTTGAGGGCttgtttatataaataattaaagagctatttacaagcaaacttcataaatataattaacgatttagtCACAAACGATTTAGTCACCAAGTTCAAAGAGGATTTCGGgttcgaaacaagctcgaagctcgactCGGGgtcgtttattttctaatgagttgagccgagcttgagcaaacCAAAGCTCGGCTCAGGCTCAAGCTCgctaattttatagcgagccgagcttgagtaggccaaagctcggctagactcggctcgattacagccctaagtattataactaaattttaaaaaattactatatatagAGTAAAAAACAATTTGGGCCCTCTTGGCTCAGGCCCTAGGCGGTCGCACTCCTGGCCTATGctcagggccggtcctgactCTTGGCAGCTCCCATACTccatttttttacaaatttaaatttaatatatatgaaatataattaatttttgacTGAACAAAAAGAACCAATTGaagatcaaactttttggaaatttgtaaagaacgaaacaattaattgatatattattattatattatgtaCAAATTTATCCCTATCTTATTAGATGAATATTGATCTAACCCttatgtacaaaaaaaaatccaatttcAAGCCTCGttaatgaaaaatgattttttatttcatGTGCAATTTCAATCCAATAAGACTTTTCTGTTATCGAAAAAACTCATCATTCGTCAATGATATTGAAATAGTATTGTATGGTGAATCTTGactttaaaattatattatttgataaacagATGCTGAATTTGCTTTCTCCAATAACCATATAGCTAAGTTTGTAACACATCTCTATTAATGTTAAGAGAAAagttgtaaaataaaatttgaagaCCCTTGTTATGCTATTGTTGTTAAGAGACGAcgactaacaaaaaaaaaaaggagacaATTTgtattataattgaaattaatcttgaattttataaagaaaaaatttaattttttttaatcggAGGCCCTCCTACGCGGCCGCTTGGATAAGATactaaaataggtctaaggtttttgggagTATCAATTTAGATACCACGCATAAAATAACGTCAATGtaaacttaacgtttacaaaataatatcaatttgAGTTTATCGTTtacaaaatattatcaattaaattaacgTCACAATTAAACAAACACAACATGTTTGAAGTCAGTTAACTTCTAGTTCATGTGTCAATGTTTTTTGAAGTTCCTCTAAAACCACCATACAAAAACTGttagatatgtaattatcttgtttaagaaatatattatttgattgatttgcaATTATCTCATTAGCATAATTATAGGCATAATTATAGGTG encodes:
- the LOC136219789 gene encoding somatic embryogenesis receptor kinase 2-like → MALSYWCCRQPRMLSFAEGDRKVHPDPDPDMSHLRRFSLEELKAATNDFNNDNILGRGGFGKVYRGRLDEGSLVAVKRLERLPTFSGEIQFQTTNEILNMATHRNVLRLRGFCLTPTERLLVFPYMTNGSLSSHLRERAESQPVLNWGTRKRIALGAARGVCYLHDECNPKIIHRDVKAANILLDEDFEAVVGDFGLAKLMDYNDTHVTTEVYGTAGHIAPEYLYTGLCSDKTDVYGFGIMLLELITGQKAVDLSWTAAEYDLFLLDWVKQVLKEKNTEVMADPDLQGNYIEAEMEELIKVALLCTQSSPIYRPKMGQVVGMLEGYGLSERWEEWVEMEGSGQSSKFLFQPISFDVTDSTELLSAIELSGPR